AGCTCAGCCGGGCTGGGTACTGTGCCGGCTTGTCGACGCTTCGGGCACGCATCACCTGTTCGAGGAGAAGGTGCCCGTCGTGAGCCGCGATCATCTGGCCGCCGACAGCGCGTACCCGTGCGCTGCGTTCATCGACTGTACCGTCGTCGGTTCGCGACGCGCAGACGACGGCCGTGAACTCGTGGAAGTGGACACGGCATCGCCGTGGAGCATCCAGTCCACAGCGGGCGCAACTCGGTTTGTGGTCTTTCGAGAGCAGCTGACCGACTCCAACCCGTAACCGCCTGGCGGCGATGCCGTGGGCGCGGCGCGTACCGTCAAGACGGCCTCGCTCGGGCGGTTACCTCGACGGCGTCGCTTGCGCGTTCGACCGGCGGCATCCGCTGAGCCGTTCAGTTCTGGCTGGCGAACTTCGGCACGAGGACCAGAGGGTCCGAGAGCGCGTGACCGCCATGCTGCCAGACTGAGCGGTGAAGTCGCTCGCCCGACCGGACGGTTCGCTCCTCGTGCTCGTAGCCCATTCACCGACAACCGAGTTCAGCCCGGTCATCGCAATCCGGTTGGAACTGCCGTTCTACTGCTGGCGCCGGTGGCGCCAGCGGTTGCGTACTGGCTGTGGGGACGCCTCTTGGTCGCACTCGCCCTCTTGCGATGGCGCGGCCACGGCATCGAGAACCCGCCGGCGTGCTATGCCTCGCCCCCCATGCTCTTCGCCTTCCTCACCACCCTCTGCTGGTCGACGAGCTCCGTCGCCGCGCGGCGCCTGGTGGAGGCGCTCGGCACGCTGACCGCCAACCTGGTGCGCCTCGCGCTGGCCGCGGTCCTCCTGGCGGTTCTCGCCTTCACGGTGGGGCGCGGGCTCGAGGGGGCGGGGATCTGGTGGTTCGCGGCGAGCGGCGTGATCGGCTTCGGCCTCGGCGACCTGGGGCTCTACTTCGCGCTCTCCACCCTCGGCTCGCGCCTCACCGTCCTCATGACACAGACCCTGGCCGCCCCCATCGGTGCGCTGGTGGAGTGGCTCTGGCTGGGCACCTCGCTCGCGCCGGCGGAGCTCGCCTGCGGGGCCGGGGTGCTGGGAGGCGTGGCGCTGGCGCTGGTCCCTTCCGACAACCCGCACGTCGCCCCCGGGAATCTGCGGCGCGGCCTGGCCTGGGGCCTGCTCGCCGCGAGCGGCCAGGGGGTCGGGGCGGTCGTCTCCCGGCGGGCCTTCGAGCTCTCGGCGGCGGGTGGCCTGCGCGTCGATGGCCTCACCGCCGCCTTCCAGCGGATCCTGGGCGGCCTGGTCGTGGGGCTGCTCGCCTGGCTCCTCTGGCGCGCCCGGGCCGGGAAGGACGCCGCGGCCGGCGCGCTCGACGCTCCCCGCCCCCGCGCGCCGATCCCCGCCGGGCGGCTCGCGGCCCTCATCCTCGCGGTGGTGCTCCTCGGTCCGGTGGTCGGCGTGGCCTGCTACCAGGCGGCCCTCTCCTCGGCGCCGAGCGGCGTGGTGCTGCCCATCGTGGCGCTCTGCCCGGTGGTGATCATCCCCTTCAGCGCCCGCTTCGAGGGTGATCGGCCGGCGCTCCGCTCGCTCGTCGGCGCCGCGCTGGCGGTGGCGAGCGCCATCGCGCTGGCGACGGTGCGGCGCTGAGGAGGAGCTGGCCGCCAAACGCTTTCCGCCGCGTCGACGCCGACACGTCGGCGTGGGTGCCTGACAGAACCGTCTACGGGGCCCGCAGTCAACGCGTGCGTGAGGTCCGCGCCTTTCTCGCGGGACTCGCGCGACCGACCTTCGCGCCGTCCGCCGGTCCAGCGCCGTACCGCTTCAGCTTTCGCTTGAGCGTGGCGAGGCCGATCCCGAGGTCGGCGGCGGCGCGGGTCCGGTTGCCGCCGACGCTCTCGACGGCGGCGAGGATGTACTCGCGCTCGACGTCCTCGAGCGCCCTGGTCCGAGCGGTGACCCGGGGGCGCGGCATCGCGGCGCGCAGCTCCTCCGGGAGGTCCTCGATCTCGATCCGGCTCCCCTGGCTCAGCGCCACCGCGTGCTCGACCGCGTTCTGCAGCTCACGGACGTTGCCGGGCCACTCGTACCGGACGAGCTGGTCGGCGGCGCGCGGCGTGAACCCGGTGATCTTGCGCCCCATCCGGCGGGACGTGTCGGCGAGGAACACGCGGCCGAGCGGCAACACGTCCTCGGGCCGCTCCCGGAGCGGCGGGACGCGCAGCTCGATGACGCGCAGCCGATAGTAGAGGTCCTGGCGGAACGCCTTCGCGGCGACATCCGCCGCGAGGTCCCGGTTCGTCGCGGCCACGACGCGGACGTCCACCGGCCGCGGCCGGTTCTCGCCCACGCGCCGGACCTCGCGCTCCTGCAGGACCCGCAGCAGCTTCACCTGCATCCCCGGCGAGATCTCCCCGATCTCGTCCAGGAACAGGGTCCCGCCGTTCGCCGACTCGAACAGGCCGGCGTGCTCCCGGTCGGCGCCCGTGA
The DNA window shown above is from Anaeromyxobacter diazotrophicus and carries:
- a CDS encoding EamA family transporter; the protein is MLFAFLTTLCWSTSSVAARRLVEALGTLTANLVRLALAAVLLAVLAFTVGRGLEGAGIWWFAASGVIGFGLGDLGLYFALSTLGSRLTVLMTQTLAAPIGALVEWLWLGTSLAPAELACGAGVLGGVALALVPSDNPHVAPGNLRRGLAWGLLAASGQGVGAVVSRRAFELSAAGGLRVDGLTAAFQRILGGLVVGLLAWLLWRARAGKDAAAGALDAPRPRAPIPAGRLAALILAVVLLGPVVGVACYQAALSSAPSGVVLPIVALCPVVIIPFSARFEGDRPALRSLVGAALAVASAIALATVRR